In the Wyeomyia smithii strain HCP4-BCI-WySm-NY-G18 chromosome 2, ASM2978416v1, whole genome shotgun sequence genome, one interval contains:
- the LOC129723010 gene encoding cuticle protein 19-like codes for MFKIIVLVACLAFVASAQFYGGDHGHHEDYRTYPKYKYEYGVKDYKTKDHKSQWESRDGDHVKGQYTLDEADGTHRNVEYTSDHKAGFQPHVQRKGHAHHPHGESYANIEQHY; via the exons ATGTTTAAG ATCATCGTTTTGGTTGCCTGTCTGGCGTTCGTTGCTTCTGCCCAATTTTACGGAGGAGATCATGGCCATCATGAAGATTACCGTACTTACCCCAAGTATAAGTATGAATATGGTGTAAAGGACTACAAAACCAAGGACCACAAGAGCCAGTGGGAGAGTCGGGATGGAGACCATGTCAAGGGACAGTATACGCTTGACGAGGCCGATGGAACTCATCGCAATGTGGAGTACACCTCTGACCACAAGGCTGGTTTCCAGCCCCATGTTCAGCGTAAGGGACACGCCCACCACCCGCACGGAGAGAGCTATGCCAATATCGAACAGCACTATTGA